The Acidicapsa acidisoli genome contains a region encoding:
- a CDS encoding alpha-L-fucosidase, which translates to MLRKILAIAPILFVSVSIAASAQNAELAHYEPTIESLDKHPLPAWYDDAKLGIFIHWGLYSVPGWAPVQHADHDFASLDYIVNDPYAEWYYNVVRIPNSPTAQYDREHFGPNHNYYDFTSTFNQESKKWDPDKMAAIFRDAGAKYVVLTTKHHEGFTLWPSKVVNPNQGNLQAERDIVGELTQAVRKSGLKMGLYYSGGYDWTFNRGPIEKPADYENVKPESTAYGVYADAQIEELINLYHPAVLWNDIDWPKSGKPLQIMADYYNSTPDGVVDDRFGVPHSDFTSPEYAKLDQISKKKWEECRGLGMSFGYNRAEGDAQTIAPQELIELLVDIVSKNGNLLLDVGPEADGTIPPIQLDRLEKLGVWLKQNGEAIYGTHPWTRPNGTTNQKDAAGRTVDLRFTQKDGHLYATLFGKPASSTVVLHNLVAAPGSEITLLGNSGPLKWSQKADDLEVTLPTSLPGSYDWVLRLQTAK; encoded by the coding sequence TTGCTCCGTAAGATTCTTGCCATCGCGCCGATTCTTTTTGTAAGCGTATCCATCGCAGCAAGCGCCCAAAATGCTGAGCTGGCGCATTACGAGCCAACCATTGAGTCGCTCGATAAGCATCCGCTGCCAGCCTGGTATGACGATGCCAAGCTCGGGATCTTCATCCACTGGGGGCTATATTCCGTTCCGGGATGGGCACCGGTGCAGCACGCAGATCATGACTTCGCGTCTCTCGACTACATCGTCAACGATCCCTATGCCGAGTGGTATTACAACGTCGTGCGCATCCCTAACTCGCCGACGGCGCAGTATGACCGCGAACATTTCGGGCCGAATCATAACTATTACGACTTCACTTCGACCTTTAACCAGGAAAGCAAGAAGTGGGACCCGGATAAGATGGCGGCTATCTTCCGCGATGCGGGGGCGAAGTATGTGGTCCTCACAACCAAGCATCATGAGGGCTTTACGCTGTGGCCGAGCAAGGTGGTCAACCCGAACCAGGGCAATCTGCAGGCGGAGCGGGACATAGTCGGGGAGCTAACTCAGGCGGTGCGCAAGTCCGGCCTGAAGATGGGGCTTTATTACTCGGGAGGATATGACTGGACCTTCAATCGCGGGCCAATCGAAAAGCCGGCGGATTATGAGAATGTAAAGCCGGAATCGACGGCTTACGGAGTCTATGCCGACGCGCAGATCGAAGAACTTATCAATCTCTATCATCCTGCGGTGCTTTGGAATGACATTGATTGGCCTAAGTCGGGCAAGCCGCTGCAGATCATGGCCGACTACTATAACTCGACGCCGGATGGGGTAGTGGATGACCGGTTCGGCGTTCCTCACTCGGACTTTACTTCGCCGGAGTATGCGAAACTCGACCAGATCAGCAAGAAGAAGTGGGAAGAATGCCGCGGATTGGGAATGTCGTTCGGCTACAACCGCGCGGAGGGCGATGCGCAGACCATCGCACCGCAGGAGCTGATTGAACTGCTGGTGGACATTGTCAGCAAGAATGGCAATCTGCTGCTTGACGTCGGTCCGGAGGCAGACGGGACGATTCCGCCGATTCAGCTCGACCGCCTGGAGAAGCTTGGCGTGTGGCTCAAACAGAATGGCGAGGCGATTTACGGAACTCATCCGTGGACGCGACCCAATGGAACGACGAATCAGAAAGATGCTGCGGGCCGCACTGTCGACTTGCGCTTTACGCAGAAGGACGGGCATCTTTATGCCACGCTTTTCGGCAAGCCCGCTTCTTCCACGGTTGTGCTGCATAACCTGGTTGCCGCGCCGGGTTCGGAGATAACTCTGTTGGGTAACTCCGGGCCGCTGAAATGGAGCCAGAAGGCGGATGATCTCGAAGTGACGCTGCCGACTTCGCTTCCGGGCAGTTATGACTGGGTGCTTCGGCTGCAAACAGCCAAGTGA
- a CDS encoding glycosyltransferase family 2 protein, translated as MPKFSIVVPFHNEEENVTQLYARLKSVMEQVGDSFELVLVDDGSSDRTYKLLEEIAAVDSRVLVVKLRRNFGQTSALAAGFDNANGDFIIAMDGDLQHDPNEIPAFIEKLEEGYDVVSGWRKERIDNFVMRRFPSRCANWLMAKLSEVDIHDFGTTFKAYRREIIHNIPLYGEMHRFIPALAAWYGASICEIPIKNVMRERGKSHYGIGRTFRVFFDLLTIRFLLKHMSRPLHFFGGFGALGIVTGMLFSLFLLVAKLIHPHQNVMDEHGPLFVVAAVLIVAGIQMLAIGLLGELQVRHYHTSSHRAPYAIDRLVRLRAPEEPSLLSGN; from the coding sequence ATGCCGAAGTTTTCCATCGTGGTCCCCTTCCACAATGAAGAAGAGAATGTAACCCAGCTATACGCCCGACTCAAATCCGTAATGGAACAGGTAGGCGACAGTTTTGAGCTGGTATTGGTCGACGACGGTTCCAGCGACCGCACTTACAAGCTGCTTGAAGAGATTGCCGCGGTCGACAGCCGTGTGCTGGTGGTCAAGTTGCGGCGAAATTTCGGGCAGACTTCGGCGCTGGCGGCGGGCTTCGACAACGCGAATGGCGACTTCATCATCGCCATGGACGGCGATCTGCAGCACGACCCGAATGAAATTCCTGCTTTTATCGAGAAGCTCGAAGAGGGTTACGATGTGGTCAGCGGCTGGCGCAAGGAGCGGATTGACAACTTTGTCATGCGCCGCTTTCCGTCGCGTTGCGCCAACTGGCTGATGGCCAAGCTTTCGGAAGTGGATATTCACGATTTCGGCACGACGTTTAAGGCGTATCGCCGGGAAATCATTCATAACATTCCACTTTACGGCGAGATGCATCGGTTTATTCCGGCGTTGGCGGCCTGGTATGGCGCGTCCATCTGCGAGATTCCGATCAAGAACGTGATGCGTGAGCGGGGCAAGAGCCACTACGGCATTGGCCGCACCTTCCGCGTCTTCTTTGATTTGCTGACGATCCGCTTCCTGCTCAAGCACATGAGCCGTCCGCTGCACTTTTTCGGAGGGTTTGGGGCGCTGGGTATTGTCACCGGTATGCTGTTCTCGCTGTTCCTGCTGGTGGCCAAGCTGATTCATCCCCACCAGAATGTGATGGATGAGCACGGACCGCTGTTTGTGGTGGCCGCTGTGCTGATTGTGGCTGGAATCCAGATGCTGGCCATTGGCTTGCTGGGTGAGTTGCAGGTGCGCCACTACCATACGAGCAGTCATCGCGCGCCGTATGCCATTGACCGGCTGGTGAGGCTGCGGGCTCCGGAAGAGCCAAGTCTGCTCTCGGGCAACTAG
- a CDS encoding VOC family protein produces the protein MTKEKRLNNVVWFELPVTNLDRATQFYETVFDTKLATDQRFPGIAMFPKRHETATTGALAVTHDPKIEGRPSTDGAVVYLNCDGELDAVLKRAKAAGGELLQEVAQLPGEMGWIAQFRDLDGNRVGLHATF, from the coding sequence ATGACAAAGGAAAAGCGCCTCAATAACGTGGTCTGGTTTGAACTGCCGGTTACCAACCTGGACCGCGCCACCCAATTCTACGAGACCGTCTTCGATACGAAATTGGCCACCGATCAGCGTTTTCCGGGGATTGCGATGTTTCCGAAACGCCACGAGACAGCCACCACCGGAGCCCTCGCCGTCACCCACGACCCCAAAATCGAAGGTCGCCCTTCGACCGACGGAGCCGTCGTTTATCTCAATTGCGATGGCGAACTGGATGCCGTGCTGAAGCGGGCCAAGGCAGCAGGCGGAGAACTGTTGCAGGAGGTCGCTCAACTGCCCGGCGAGATGGGTTGGATTGCCCAGTTTCGCGATCTGGACGGCAACCGCGTCGGCTTGCACGCTACGTTTTAG
- a CDS encoding helix-turn-helix transcriptional regulator — MRRADRLFRIVQLLRAGRLQTARSLAQKLQVSDRTIYRDVQDLQLSGVPILGEAGVGYTLRRDFDLPPLMFDRREITALVLGSRMVASWGDAELAAAANDALRKIEAVLTPALRDRIDAVPLYVPGYHLENQGSTRQLLEQLRIAIDSRQVIEVAYCDEKSQITERRLRPLALLFWGNVWTLVAWCELRVDFRSFRVDRFQSLRISEEQFSPQPGQSYEDYLAQVKIQFGT, encoded by the coding sequence ATGCGTCGGGCCGACCGGCTATTTCGAATCGTCCAACTGCTGCGCGCGGGCCGGCTGCAAACCGCGCGCAGCCTTGCGCAAAAGCTCCAGGTCTCCGACCGCACGATTTACCGCGACGTGCAGGATCTTCAGCTCTCCGGCGTCCCCATTCTGGGCGAAGCCGGGGTCGGCTACACCCTGCGGCGCGACTTCGACCTTCCTCCGCTTATGTTTGATCGAAGAGAAATCACGGCCCTCGTACTCGGCAGCCGCATGGTGGCGTCCTGGGGAGACGCCGAGCTAGCCGCTGCTGCCAACGACGCGCTACGCAAGATCGAAGCTGTTCTCACCCCGGCGCTGCGCGACCGCATCGATGCCGTTCCACTGTACGTCCCGGGGTATCACCTTGAAAATCAAGGCTCTACGCGGCAGCTGCTGGAGCAGTTACGCATTGCCATCGATAGCCGCCAGGTGATCGAGGTTGCCTATTGCGACGAGAAATCTCAGATCACCGAGCGCAGGTTGCGTCCCCTGGCGCTGCTCTTCTGGGGGAATGTCTGGACATTGGTGGCCTGGTGCGAACTCCGGGTCGATTTTCGCAGCTTTCGCGTCGACCGCTTTCAGAGTCTTCGCATCTCCGAAGAGCAATTTAGTCCCCAACCGGGCCAGTCTTATGAGGATTATCTGGCGCAAGTCAAGATTCAATTCGGCACCTGA
- a CDS encoding YXWGXW repeat-containing protein, with amino-acid sequence MKKFLPALLLAVSLLPAASFAQVVVRIGPPAPVVERRGPAPGPGFVWIDGYQRWDGQRYVWVAGRWDRPPHPGAHWVAHRWVHKNGGYVMVEGHWR; translated from the coding sequence GTGAAGAAATTTCTTCCAGCTTTGCTGCTTGCTGTCTCTCTGCTACCTGCCGCCTCTTTTGCGCAGGTTGTGGTCCGCATTGGACCGCCCGCGCCAGTTGTCGAAAGACGCGGCCCCGCACCGGGACCGGGTTTTGTCTGGATCGATGGTTATCAACGCTGGGACGGACAACGCTACGTCTGGGTTGCAGGCCGCTGGGATCGTCCACCCCATCCTGGCGCGCACTGGGTTGCCCATCGCTGGGTACACAAGAACGGCGGTTACGTCATGGTTGAAGGCCACTGGCGGTAA